A genomic region of Roseofilum casamattae BLCC-M143 contains the following coding sequences:
- a CDS encoding DUF309 domain-containing protein, with translation MSLPAEFWHGVEQFNQEEFYACHDTLEAIWLEASEPERTLYQGILQVAVGIYHLGNENLRGAAILLGEGMGRLSRYQPDYADLDIAVFLQETKGLLTRVQQMGLQGSTDDGGGAIVYPKLKKLNG, from the coding sequence ATGTCTCTTCCCGCAGAATTTTGGCACGGCGTCGAACAATTTAATCAAGAAGAATTTTATGCCTGCCACGATACTTTAGAAGCCATTTGGTTGGAAGCAAGCGAACCGGAGCGAACGTTATATCAAGGTATTTTGCAAGTGGCCGTTGGTATTTACCATTTGGGTAATGAGAATTTGCGCGGAGCGGCTATATTATTAGGGGAAGGAATGGGACGGTTAAGTCGATATCAACCGGATTATGCGGATTTGGATATTGCCGTTTTTTTGCAGGAAACGAAGGGGTTATTGACTCGGGTGCAACAGATGGGTTTGCAGGGAAGTACGGATGATGGAGGGGGTGCGATCGTTTATCCAAAATTGAAGAAGTTAAATGGTTAA
- a CDS encoding AAA family ATPase produces the protein MSDLFKGLEELLDFAKTLEEKAEKGELRTEFDVRSLRSLTRNGRPSSVRGNIPRSHPSSPPPDVIVTPPPAEPDSPAGDSVSANPDAFATLGGLQDVKQQLRELVELPLKRPELLAQLGLEPTRGVLLVGPPGTGKTLAARSLAAGLGVNYIAITGPEIIGKYYGESEQRLREIFESAARNAPCIIFIDEIDTLAPDRSQVEGEVEKRVVGQLLGLMDGFALNRSVIVLAATNLPNRLDPALRRPGRFDREIVFRVPTAEERLDILNIVTEGMPLEETVDLLAIASQCIGFVGADLKALGQTAAQHALRRQVPTPETEVTAPLAISSGDFQQALTDISPAVLRSVEIESPQVAWDEIGGLDEIKQLLQESVEGQLLYPELYAKTLAKAPKGILLMGEPGTGKTLLAKAIASQAQANFIAISGPELLSRWVGASEQAVRELFAKARQASPCVVFIDEIDTLAPARGQYSSDSGVSDRLVGQLLVELDGMASATNIILIAATNRPEAIDPALLRAGRLDLQLTVDLPDTESRLAILRVHNQDRPLSEVSLSDYAELTPGWSGADLALLSNQAALQAIRRFRQENRDIADLFITADDFHQAYEQLQVMRIN, from the coding sequence ATGAGCGATTTATTTAAAGGGTTAGAAGAATTATTGGATTTTGCCAAAACCCTAGAAGAAAAGGCAGAAAAGGGAGAATTGAGAACGGAGTTTGACGTGCGATCGCTCCGCAGTCTCACTCGTAACGGCCGGCCGAGCAGTGTTCGGGGCAACATTCCGCGATCGCATCCCAGCTCCCCACCTCCAGACGTCATCGTGACTCCACCTCCCGCAGAACCGGACTCTCCTGCTGGCGATTCGGTTAGCGCGAACCCCGATGCGTTTGCCACCCTGGGAGGATTGCAAGACGTGAAGCAACAGTTGCGCGAGCTGGTAGAGCTGCCTCTAAAACGTCCGGAATTACTGGCACAATTGGGTCTAGAACCGACGCGCGGAGTCTTGTTAGTGGGGCCCCCCGGTACGGGAAAAACCCTGGCGGCGCGGTCTCTAGCGGCGGGATTGGGGGTGAATTATATCGCCATTACCGGACCGGAAATTATCGGGAAATATTATGGGGAGTCGGAGCAACGGTTGCGGGAGATTTTTGAGAGTGCGGCGCGCAATGCTCCCTGTATTATTTTTATTGATGAAATTGATACCTTAGCGCCAGACCGCTCCCAGGTGGAAGGAGAGGTGGAAAAGCGGGTGGTGGGTCAGTTATTGGGATTGATGGATGGGTTTGCGCTGAACCGCTCGGTCATTGTTTTGGCGGCAACCAATTTACCGAATCGCCTCGATCCCGCATTGCGCCGTCCGGGACGGTTCGATCGCGAGATAGTCTTTCGCGTTCCCACGGCAGAAGAACGGCTGGATATTCTCAATATCGTCACGGAAGGAATGCCTCTGGAAGAAACCGTAGATTTACTGGCGATCGCATCTCAGTGTATCGGATTTGTCGGCGCAGACTTGAAAGCACTGGGTCAAACGGCGGCTCAACATGCGCTGCGTCGCCAAGTTCCCACGCCAGAAACCGAAGTGACAGCACCTCTCGCCATTAGTTCGGGGGACTTTCAGCAAGCGCTAACGGATATTTCCCCTGCCGTATTGCGATCGGTGGAAATCGAATCTCCGCAAGTGGCCTGGGATGAAATTGGCGGGTTAGACGAAATTAAGCAACTGTTGCAAGAGTCGGTGGAAGGACAACTGCTCTATCCGGAACTGTATGCAAAAACCTTAGCCAAAGCACCGAAAGGCATTTTGTTGATGGGAGAACCGGGAACGGGAAAAACCTTACTTGCAAAAGCGATCGCATCCCAAGCTCAAGCCAATTTTATCGCAATTTCCGGACCGGAATTGCTCAGTCGTTGGGTGGGTGCTTCCGAACAAGCGGTACGAGAGCTGTTTGCCAAAGCGAGGCAAGCGTCTCCTTGCGTGGTGTTTATCGACGAAATCGATACCCTGGCACCGGCACGAGGACAGTATAGCAGCGATTCGGGAGTCAGCGATCGCCTGGTGGGGCAGCTTTTGGTGGAGCTGGATGGCATGGCATCGGCGACTAACATTATTCTAATCGCAGCGACCAATCGTCCGGAGGCGATCGATCCGGCACTCTTGCGCGCGGGACGTTTGGATCTGCAACTGACGGTAGATTTGCCGGATACAGAAAGTCGCCTCGCTATTTTGCGCGTCCATAACCAAGATCGTCCGTTATCTGAGGTGAGTTTATCCGACTATGCCGAGTTAACTCCAGGATGGAGCGGTGCCGATCTGGCATTGTTGAGCAACCAAGCCGCGTTGCAAGCCATTCGTCGGTTTCGCCAGGAAAATAGAGATATCGCCGATTTGTTTATCACGGCTGATGATTTTCACCAAGCTTACGAGCAGTTGCAGGTAATGAGAATTAATTGA
- a CDS encoding class I SAM-dependent methyltransferase, with amino-acid sequence MSQEYIHGYSDIEQQRLITQAYYWQDQLILRDLNLSSGESFLEIGCGIGAVLGIILENFPDLKVAGIDIESAQIEYARQHLHRLGFDNKIDLRVGNASQLPWPDSSFDCVYTIWFLEHVANPQVILEEAYRVLKPGGRIILNETDYKTQLIWPDSPDYQYLLESYHEMFLAADGNPYIGRVLGPLLTAVGFREVTNIPWAFYHFGNTEDGDLQTYIDYIASCIESTVAGMVQKLGKDSQRLEAGLEFFRNITNQPDCAAALTVYRASGRR; translated from the coding sequence TTGTCGCAAGAATACATACATGGATATTCAGACATAGAGCAACAACGCTTGATAACACAAGCTTACTATTGGCAAGATCAACTGATATTGCGCGATCTTAATTTGTCTTCCGGCGAATCTTTTTTAGAAATTGGCTGTGGTATTGGAGCTGTATTAGGAATCATTTTAGAAAATTTCCCAGATTTGAAAGTAGCTGGAATTGATATAGAGTCTGCTCAAATCGAATATGCTCGCCAACATTTACATCGTCTGGGTTTTGACAATAAAATCGATTTGCGCGTGGGGAATGCCAGTCAACTTCCTTGGCCGGATTCTAGTTTCGATTGTGTTTATACCATCTGGTTCTTAGAGCATGTCGCAAATCCCCAAGTAATTCTGGAGGAAGCTTACCGCGTCCTCAAGCCAGGTGGTAGGATTATTTTAAACGAAACAGATTATAAAACTCAGTTGATTTGGCCGGACTCACCCGACTATCAGTATTTACTAGAATCCTACCATGAAATGTTTTTAGCTGCTGATGGCAATCCCTATATAGGGCGAGTCCTAGGGCCGCTTCTAACTGCAGTTGGTTTTAGGGAAGTGACTAATATACCCTGGGCATTTTATCACTTTGGTAATACTGAAGATGGCGATCTACAGACCTATATAGATTACATAGCCTCTTGTATAGAATCAACTGTCGCGGGGATGGTACAAAAACTAGGAAAGGATTCTCAAAGGCTAGAAGCTGGTCTAGAATTTTTCCGAAATATAACAAACCAGCCCGACTGTGCAGCAGCATTGACGGTATATCGCGCATCAGGGAGACGATAG
- a CDS encoding Uma2 family endonuclease, whose product MIITPTKLSLAEFLQLPETQPSSEYINGQIYSKSMPKGKHSAIQTSLVSAINQVATPRKTARAFTELRCTFAERSIVPDLSVFSWSRIPLNARGEIDDIFPLAPDWTIEILSPEQPSTRVIDKILFCLDYGTELGWLIDPQERLVMSFSPGKQPRIYQGDTVLPCLESLPDLQIYPQTIFDYLTL is encoded by the coding sequence ATGATAATTACTCCCACCAAACTCTCGCTAGCAGAATTTCTGCAACTGCCCGAAACCCAACCAAGCAGTGAATATATCAACGGACAAATTTACAGCAAATCTATGCCGAAGGGAAAACATAGCGCGATTCAAACCAGTTTAGTCAGCGCCATTAACCAAGTCGCCACTCCCAGAAAAACTGCCCGCGCTTTTACAGAATTACGCTGTACGTTTGCCGAACGTTCTATTGTTCCCGATCTGAGCGTCTTCTCCTGGTCGAGAATTCCCTTAAATGCTCGAGGAGAAATTGACGACATATTTCCCTTAGCGCCAGATTGGACGATTGAAATTCTATCCCCAGAACAACCTTCGACACGGGTAATTGATAAAATTCTCTTTTGTTTAGATTACGGTACAGAATTGGGTTGGCTAATCGATCCGCAAGAGCGGTTAGTTATGAGCTTTTCCCCAGGAAAACAACCCCGAATTTACCAAGGCGATACGGTTCTTCCTTGTCTGGAGAGCTTGCCAGATTTGCAGATTTATCCGCAAACCATTTTCGATTATTTAACCTTATGA